A window of Kwoniella newhampshirensis strain CBS 13917 chromosome 9, whole genome shotgun sequence contains these coding sequences:
- a CDS encoding phosphoribosylaminoimidazole carboxylase: MAPRKTVGILGGGQLGRMLTHPAALLGIPLLILDSGDYTPAKQTLLAPQPHSHPDGPFTSEQHIRELASKCDILTVEIEHVNADVLEAVEKEGLCEVQPSPKTIRLIQDKYEQKKYLAERGIPVAPFEGLPATPREEDVVALADKLGLPIMLKAKTLAYDGRGNSPLQSIDSAAIKASLAHLGDRPLYAEGWAPFVKEVAVMVVRNKEGEVRSYDAVETIHRESILRVCLAPLRGEKGVNQRARELAEKAVGHLEGAGIFGVEMFLMADGTLLLNEIAPRPHNSGHHTIEACLTSQFENHLRAILSYPLGSTALRVPSAAMINILGSSSSMDPIHAMADSALSVPGAAVHLYGKAESRKARKMGHITLTAESDAELTDRLRTILLAQPDSDTNWIDPIAPPPPSPSHSHAKPLVGIIMGSDSDLPVMIPATKILDQFNIPYELTITSAHRTPERMVKYAKAAAGRGLRAIIAGAGGAAHLPGMVASETSLPVIGVPVKASVLDGVDSLYSIVQMPRGIPCATVGINNSTNAALLAVRILGTSIPALQEATEAYSKKLEEEVLGKVERLEEIGWEKYAEGLKN; this comes from the exons ATGGCACCACGAAAGACAGTCGGCATccttg GCGGCGGCCAACTCGGTCGTATGCTCACGCATCCCGCTGCACTCCTCGGCATCCCCCTTCTAATCCTCGATTCTGGCGACTACACACCTGCCAAACAGACCCTGCTCgctcctcaacctcattcCCACCCTGATGGACCCTTCACTTCCGAACAGCATATCCGGGAACTGGCCTCGAAATGCGACATCTTGACcgtcgagatcgagcaTGTCAACGCGGACGTCTTGGAAGcggtcgagaaggaagggttGTGCGAGGTCCAACCGTCTCCGAAGACGATTCGGTTGATCCAGGACAAATacgagcagaagaagtATCTTGCCGAGAGAGGGATTCCCGTAGCTCCGTTCGAAGGGTTACCCGCTACACcgagggaggaggatgtcgtTGCTCTCGCCGACAAGCTGGGTTTGCCCATCATGTTGAAGGCGAAGACATTGGCTTATGACGGAAGAggcaactcaccactccAATCCATCGACTCAGCAGCTATCAAAGCTTCTCTAGCTCATCTGGGAGACCGACCTCTCTACGCTGAGGGGTGGGCACCATTCGTCAAGGAAGTTGCGGTGATGGTTGTCAGGAATAAGGAGGGGGAAGTGAGAAGTTACGATGCGGTGGAGACTATCCACAGAGAGAGTATCTTGAGGGTGTGTCTCGCGCCGCTCAGAGGTGAGAAGGGAGTGAATCAGCGGGCGAGGGAACTGGCAGAGAAGGCGGTCGGTCATTTGGAAGGTGCTGGGATCTTTGGTGTGGAGATGTTCCTCATGGCAGATG gcactctcctcctcaacgaGATTGCACCTCGACCACACAACTCTGGGCACCACACTATCGAGGCCTGTCTCACCTCTCAATTCGAGAATCATCTCCGTGCTATCCTTTCTTACCCTCTCGGCTCGACCGCTCTCAGAGTCCCCTCAGCAGCCATGATCAACATCCTCggttcttcatcgtctaTGGACCCCATTCATGCCATGGCCGATTCAGCCCTCAGTGTTCCCGGCGCCGCTGTTCATCTTTATGGCAAAGCTGAAAGTCGAAAAGCTCGAAAAATGGGACATATCACCCTGACCGCCGAGAGCGATGCCGAGCTCACCGATAGGTTACGAAcgatcctcctcgctcaACCTGATTCCGATACGAACTGGATCGATCCCATCgcccctcctccaccttcaccttctcactCGCACGCAAAACCTCTCGTCGGGATCATCATGGGTTCCGATTCGGATCTGCCCGTCATGATTCCCGCTACCAAGATCTTGGACCAGTTCAACATCCCGTACGAATTGACGATCACCTCAGCGCACAGGACTCCCGAAAGGATGGTCAAGTACGCCAAGGCGGCTGCGGGCAGGGGACTGAGAGCTATCATTGCAGGTGCGGGTGGTGCGGCGCATCTACCGGGAATGGTGGCGAGTGAGACCAGCTTACCGGTCATTGGCGTGCCTGTCAAAGCGAGCGTGCTGGATGGAGTGGACTCCTTGTACAGTATCGTGCAGATGCCT CGAGGCATCCCCTGCGCAACAGTCGGCATCAACAATTCCACCAACGCTGCACTTCTTGCCGTTCGGATCCTCGGTACCTCCATCCCCGCTCTGCAAGAAGCGACCGAAGCTTActcgaagaagctggaggaggaagtgttggggaaggtggagagattAGAGGAGATCGGTTGGGAGAAGTATGCAGAGGGTTTGAAGAACTAG
- a CDS encoding mitochondrial 54S ribosomal protein uL2m: MSMSTVPRSALTTARSVFRTCLPSTSRFQNVAVVRGYATPSEARPEDKQEMMFGGPPPVRKDDGSVLKKYTGKGFPFIPSLRHVVYPYHPHLHQGGPLRELTAPLRRKGGRNNTGRIVNRHIGGGHKRRLRSIDFHRVESGEHDVIRIEYDPGRSAHIALIKKRGSTGSISVEDADEGLLVENKGTKKSMEAVKGGWSYIVAPQGLRAGDVVVSYRGGIPESVIREFDQTAAISSNDSSVPVISTPRSDKPPATDTPEMRRALGLLRTVTLKPGNVLPLYLLPPGTQVHNLSLTVDGKMQLCRSAGTFAQVVSHQSADGRAIGGSDVLTMGGGFDEEGDRVPKKGYVLIKLQSGEVRKLDPGCVATVGVVSNKEHQSRVLGKAGRSRWLGRRPHVRGVAMNAVDHPHGGGRGKGKGNKHPRSIYGLLQHVRTRRPKDKDGNKAVVTERPRGKQTAAKH, from the exons atgtccatgtcgaCCGTCCCTCGCTCGGCTCTTACCACGGCTCGATCGGTCTTCCGTACTTGTCTTCCCTCTACATCTCGCTTTCAGAATGTCGCTGTCGTTCGAGGTTACGCCACACCATCCGAGGCGAGACCGGAGGACAAGCAGGAGATGATGTTTGGTGGACCACCACCCGTGAGGAAGGACGACGGATCGGTGCTGAAAAAGTATACCGGCAAGGGATTTCCGTTCATTCCC AGTTTGAGACATGTTGTCTACCCTTaccatccccatcttcaccaagGTGGTCCTCTACGAGAACTCACCGCTCCTCTGCGACGAAAAGGTGGTCGTAACAATACTGGTCGAATTGTCAACAGGCACATTGGAGGAGGTCACAAGAGACGATTGCGTTCGATCGATTTCCACCGTGTCGAAAGCGGCGAACATGACGTGATCCGAATTGAGTATGATCCGGGGAGGAGTGCTCATATCGCtctgatcaagaagaggggaaGCACAGGATCGATCAGTGTCGAGGACGCCGATGAGGGTTTACTGGTTGAGAACAAGGGCACGAAGAAGTCCATGGAGGCGGTGAAAGGTGGATGGAGTTATATTGTCGCGCCCCAAGGGTTGAGAGCTGGTGATGTGGTCGTCTCATATCGTGGCGGTATCCCCGAAAGCGTTATTAGGGAATTCGACCAAACAGCTGCGATCTCCTCAAACGATTCTTCCGTTCCTGTCATCTCTACTCCTCGATCAGACAAACCTCCCGCGACTGACACACCAGAGATGCGACGTGCTCTTGGTCTGCTTCGTACCGTCACGCTCAAACCCGGCAACGTTCTTCCGCTgtatctccttccacccGGAACGCAGGTTCACAACCTTTCGCTCACCGTTGACGGAAAGATGCAACTCTGTCGATCGGCCGGTACTTTCGCTCAAGTCGTGTCCCACCAGTCTGCTGATGGACGAGCCATTGGTGGATCCGACGTCCTGACAATGGGTGGAGGTTTCGATGAGGAGGGGGATCGAGTCCCTAAGAAGGGTTATGTCTTGATCAAATTGCAGAGCGGAGAAGTGAGGAAGCTGGATCCTGGGTGTGTTGCGACAGTTGGCGTGGTCAGCAA CAAGGAACATCAATCTCGTGTACTTGGTAAAGCCGGCCGATCTCGATGGCTCGGTCGTAGACCCCACGTCCGAGGTGTGGCAATGAACGCCGTCGACCATCCGCAcggtggtggacgaggaaaggGCAAGGGAAACAAACACCCCAGATCGATCTATGGCTTATTGCAACATGtcaggacaaggagacCCAAAGACAAGGACGGGAACAAGGC TGTGGTCACGGAACGACCGAGAGGAAAGCAGACTGCTGCCAAACACTAG